The proteins below are encoded in one region of Neoasaia chiangmaiensis:
- a CDS encoding metal ABC transporter solute-binding protein, Zn/Mn family: MPRVEAAPVRIVCAEAVWCDIATQIGGPAVSTEALVVSTRADPHDIATTPAMARAVAQADILVLNGAEYDPWAGALAEASGGEAPMVLNVGQIGHWREGDNPHLFDDLETTRLFAAHLTAVLTQRRPDAQEALARRADSFTHIVAGLQTREQAMANRLRGRTVAMTEPIGGALLSALGIRVIDDRLALAMMHRNDPAPRDVAMVEAALRTHQVGALIVNPNVTNPSADRLADVARQARVPIISMTEIPPPGRHWQDWIGDRLDALGHVTGAPS, translated from the coding sequence ATGCCGAGGGTTGAGGCCGCCCCCGTGCGCATCGTCTGCGCGGAAGCGGTCTGGTGCGACATCGCAACGCAGATCGGCGGCCCTGCTGTCAGCACCGAGGCGCTCGTCGTTTCGACGCGGGCCGACCCGCATGACATCGCCACCACGCCCGCCATGGCGCGTGCCGTCGCGCAGGCGGATATCCTCGTCCTGAACGGGGCGGAATACGACCCCTGGGCCGGCGCGCTGGCCGAAGCATCCGGCGGGGAAGCGCCGATGGTCCTGAATGTCGGGCAGATCGGCCATTGGCGGGAAGGTGACAACCCCCACCTGTTCGACGATCTCGAGACCACGCGCCTCTTCGCCGCCCATCTCACAGCCGTGCTGACACAACGTCGCCCCGACGCGCAGGAGGCTCTCGCCCGGCGCGCCGATTCGTTCACCCATATCGTCGCCGGGTTGCAGACACGCGAACAGGCGATGGCGAACCGTCTCCGCGGTCGCACGGTCGCCATGACGGAACCGATCGGCGGAGCGCTCCTCTCCGCGCTCGGCATTCGCGTCATCGACGATCGCCTTGCTCTTGCGATGATGCACCGGAACGATCCCGCGCCGCGCGATGTGGCGATGGTCGAAGCCGCTCTCCGGACTCATCAGGTCGGAGCATTGATCGTCAATCCGAACGTGACGAACCCATCGGCGGACCGTCTGGCCGACGTGGCCCGGCAGGCGCGGGTGCCCATCATCAGCATGACGGAGATACCCCCGCCCGGTCGTCACTGGCAGGACTGGATCGGTGACCGGCTGGACGCTCTGGGCCACGTCACCGGCGCACCTTCGTGA
- a CDS encoding ATP-binding cassette domain-containing protein produces the protein MTNAVVFHDVTLRQGARVLVRHVSLALPAGAFALLRGANGTGKTTLLRTLMGLHPVAEGHITILNAPPAQARQRIGYLPQMRQLPAPQLEGRALVAAAWRGTRWGLPVLGRTGRAAVDRALRLADAEKLARQPVAQLSGGERQRLALAQTLLNQPPLLLLDEPLAGLDTERQVETATLLGRLHRESDMTILVSVHGETALDRFATHEIILEGASAALRDARI, from the coding sequence GTGACGAATGCCGTCGTCTTTCATGACGTAACCCTGCGTCAGGGCGCGCGCGTGCTCGTCCGGCATGTCAGTCTGGCGCTGCCCGCCGGCGCCTTCGCCCTGCTCCGTGGCGCGAACGGCACCGGCAAGACGACACTGCTGCGCACGCTCATGGGCCTGCATCCTGTCGCCGAAGGCCACATCACCATCCTGAACGCTCCCCCCGCGCAGGCGCGCCAGCGCATCGGCTACCTGCCGCAGATGCGTCAGCTACCCGCACCGCAGCTCGAAGGCCGGGCACTGGTGGCCGCCGCATGGCGCGGCACACGCTGGGGCCTGCCCGTGCTCGGCCGCACCGGTCGCGCGGCTGTCGATCGCGCGCTCAGGCTGGCGGATGCCGAAAAACTGGCGCGTCAGCCCGTCGCCCAGCTTTCCGGCGGCGAACGCCAGCGCCTCGCCCTCGCCCAGACCCTGCTGAACCAACCACCGCTCCTGCTGCTGGACGAACCGCTGGCAGGGCTGGACACCGAACGGCAGGTGGAGACGGCCACACTGCTCGGGCGGCTGCATCGCGAGTCGGATATGACCATCCTGGTCTCCGTCCATGGCGAAACGGCGCTGGACCGTTTCGCCACCCACGAGATCATTCTGGAGGGTGCCAGCGCGGCATTGCGCGATGCTCGAATTTGA
- a CDS encoding glycosyltransferase family 32 protein: MFDIGTLTEEDVAHDPGAWHYATHHDLNALMAMFTLANILHTARKTKEASRFYRVAYDMHSKNPTHYPLAQSLLQVRLLCLLKSGMPLPDEELEELQTLSPAMYRYITGIRAAWAEGDNERALSIMGSCYEAFHTGEECDCLYLEIALKQQEEIFHPSRRPIPEKLYMFWDKAPPPEIQQNITYHQELLGADYKIYSYDEAAAFLEDFYGAEARDLFLGARHPAEAADFFRVHAINTHGGWWLDADLRLKDASVLKSNHENRFYLTDNFYIHNDFYGAIANSPVTEDCLLSLYRNSYLHKDLYIAYKTGPGIFNRALNRLIYRNLSFQRSASVRVDGQSQFLAAVEEFETPYKHNLPNWQLS; encoded by the coding sequence ATGTTCGATATTGGGACACTGACGGAAGAAGACGTCGCGCACGATCCCGGTGCCTGGCACTACGCGACGCATCACGACCTGAACGCCCTGATGGCCATGTTCACCCTGGCCAATATCCTGCACACCGCACGCAAGACAAAAGAAGCCAGCCGCTTCTACCGCGTCGCCTACGACATGCACTCCAAAAACCCGACGCATTACCCGCTGGCGCAATCCCTTCTTCAGGTCCGCCTTCTTTGCCTGCTGAAATCCGGCATGCCGCTGCCGGACGAGGAACTCGAGGAACTCCAGACCCTGAGTCCCGCGATGTATCGCTACATCACCGGTATCCGCGCGGCATGGGCGGAAGGCGACAACGAACGCGCGCTCTCGATCATGGGAAGCTGCTACGAAGCGTTCCATACCGGAGAGGAATGCGACTGCCTCTATCTGGAAATCGCCCTGAAACAACAGGAGGAAATCTTTCATCCGTCCCGCCGGCCCATACCGGAAAAGCTCTATATGTTCTGGGACAAGGCGCCCCCGCCGGAAATCCAGCAGAACATCACCTATCATCAGGAACTGCTCGGCGCGGACTACAAGATCTATTCCTACGACGAAGCGGCCGCTTTCCTTGAGGATTTCTACGGCGCGGAGGCACGCGACCTGTTTCTCGGCGCACGACATCCTGCCGAAGCGGCGGATTTCTTCCGCGTGCACGCCATCAATACGCATGGCGGATGGTGGCTGGATGCCGACCTACGCCTGAAAGACGCCAGCGTCCTGAAGTCCAACCATGAAAACCGGTTCTACCTGACCGACAACTTCTACATCCATAACGATTTCTACGGCGCGATCGCGAATTCGCCGGTGACGGAAGACTGCCTGCTCTCCCTGTACCGTAACAGCTACCTGCATAAGGACCTGTATATCGCCTACAAGACCGGTCCGGGCATCTTCAATCGCGCCCTGAACAGGTTGATCTACCGTAACCTGTCATTTCAACGATCGGCCTCGGTCCGGGTCGATGGCCAGAGCCAGTTCCTGGCGGCCGTCGAGGAATTCGAGACCCCCTACAAGCACAACCTGCCGAACTGGCAGCTCTCCTGA
- a CDS encoding Fur family transcriptional regulator → MLDTTLVADEKAFSGAVTLRLDQADRYCTTHGARLTETRRQVLGLILSSEKPLGAYDLLDHLRAYHRNAAPPTVYRALEFLAEHGLIHKIERLSAFVGCTHRLECHHGEGCGHRAQFLICRHCGVARELEDNAIGVALTHAASRASFRMETATIEIEGICAACQDAVP, encoded by the coding sequence ATGCTGGATACGACACTGGTCGCTGACGAAAAGGCCTTTTCCGGCGCTGTGACCCTGCGGCTCGATCAGGCGGACCGCTACTGCACGACGCATGGCGCGCGCCTTACGGAGACGCGGCGTCAGGTGCTGGGGTTGATCCTGTCTTCCGAAAAGCCGCTGGGTGCCTATGACCTGCTGGACCATCTGCGGGCCTATCATCGTAACGCCGCGCCGCCGACCGTTTATCGCGCGCTGGAATTTCTGGCCGAGCATGGCCTGATTCACAAGATCGAGCGACTGTCGGCTTTCGTCGGGTGCACGCACCGGCTGGAGTGCCATCATGGCGAGGGGTGCGGTCATCGCGCGCAGTTCCTGATCTGTCGCCACTGTGGCGTGGCGCGTGAACTGGAGGATAATGCGATCGGCGTCGCATTGACCCATGCGGCGAGCAGGGCGTCGTTCCGGATGGAGACGGCGACGATCGAAATCGAGGGCATCTGTGCCGCATGCCAGGACGCCGTCCCCTGA
- a CDS encoding sugar porter family MFS transporter → MNAQTDQSTITQDVDSTGFDATNFKMIVIGVVAALAGLMSGLDIGVVAGALDFFAKRYHASMLAQEWVVSAMMAGAAVGALGAGWLSHSLGRKRSLILGAAVFVVGSVGCALCWSVPSMMFFRVIMGLAVGLSAFTAPLYLSEIASEETRGAMVSTYQLMVTVGIFIAFLSNTYFSYSGDWRWMFGVAAIPAALFLVGVTFLPYSPRWLIIQGRHKEAREVLLSLRDDPLVAAQEIRAIREQLEVKQHGMQLLRENPNFRRSLALGVMLQAMQQLAGINIIMYYAPHILEKAGFDATSQMWCTAIIGLVNMLATFIAVGLVDKWGRKPILYIGFTVMALGMAALATLLAHGMNSQASQLLAVFLLLIFCTGFAMSAGPLMWVLCSEIQPMQGRDLGIALSTLTNWVTNMIVGASFLTLMTTIGTAGTFWLFAAFNAVFVVLTYLFVPETKGMSLDVMEKRLLSGTKLRELGR, encoded by the coding sequence ATGAATGCGCAAACGGATCAGTCCACGATCACCCAGGATGTCGATTCCACGGGTTTCGACGCAACGAATTTCAAGATGATCGTCATCGGTGTCGTCGCGGCGCTGGCGGGGCTCATGTCCGGTCTCGATATCGGCGTCGTGGCGGGGGCGCTCGATTTCTTCGCCAAGCGTTACCATGCCTCGATGCTGGCGCAGGAATGGGTGGTGAGCGCGATGATGGCCGGTGCCGCCGTCGGCGCGCTGGGTGCCGGGTGGCTGTCGCATTCGCTGGGACGCAAGCGTTCGCTCATTCTGGGGGCGGCGGTTTTCGTGGTCGGTTCCGTTGGCTGCGCGCTGTGCTGGTCGGTGCCGTCGATGATGTTCTTCCGCGTCATCATGGGGCTGGCGGTGGGGCTTTCCGCCTTCACGGCGCCGCTCTACCTGTCTGAGATCGCCAGCGAGGAAACGCGCGGGGCCATGGTCTCGACCTATCAGCTTATGGTGACGGTCGGGATTTTCATTGCCTTCCTGTCCAACACCTATTTCTCCTATAGCGGCGACTGGCGCTGGATGTTCGGCGTGGCCGCAATTCCGGCGGCGTTGTTTCTGGTGGGGGTGACGTTCCTGCCATACAGCCCGCGCTGGCTCATCATACAGGGGCGGCACAAGGAGGCACGCGAGGTTCTGCTGTCCCTGCGTGACGACCCGCTGGTGGCGGCGCAGGAGATCCGCGCCATTCGCGAGCAGCTGGAAGTCAAGCAGCACGGCATGCAGTTGTTGCGCGAAAACCCTAATTTCCGCCGTTCGCTGGCTCTCGGCGTCATGTTGCAGGCGATGCAGCAACTCGCGGGCATCAACATCATCATGTATTACGCGCCGCATATTCTGGAGAAAGCAGGCTTCGACGCCACCTCCCAGATGTGGTGCACGGCCATCATCGGTCTGGTGAACATGCTGGCGACGTTCATTGCCGTGGGGCTGGTCGATAAATGGGGTCGCAAACCTATCCTCTATATCGGCTTCACCGTCATGGCGCTCGGCATGGCGGCGCTGGCCACGCTGCTGGCACATGGCATGAACAGCCAGGCATCCCAGTTGCTGGCGGTCTTCCTGCTGCTGATCTTCTGCACGGGCTTCGCCATGTCCGCGGGGCCGCTGATGTGGGTGCTGTGTTCGGAGATCCAGCCGATGCAGGGGCGCGATCTCGGCATTGCCCTGTCGACGCTCACGAACTGGGTCACGAACATGATCGTCGGTGCGAGTTTCCTGACGTTGATGACGACGATCGGCACGGCGGGGACGTTCTGGCTTTTCGCGGCGTTCAATGCCGTCTTCGTCGTGCTGACCTATCTGTTCGTGCCGGAGACCAAGGGCATGTCGCTCGATGTCATGGAGAAGCGACTGCTCAGTGGCACGAAATTGCGTGAACTTGGTCGTTGA
- a CDS encoding LysR family transcriptional regulator, whose amino-acid sequence MDIERLDLNLLATLDMLLTERNVTRAARRLNLSQPALSARLARLRAVLGDQLLLPGPRGMVPTARATALQKPLRAALDGVREVVVTANPFVPSTAEGTVAIVASDYVQYAVLMPLVLRLREEAPGIRIAWRNADVQAGLRPFEQGLADLHLTIPQDIPDGLRMRPLFDEDYVSIGRADHPVLRGSLDLETFCSLEHIIVSPEGGGFSGPTDVALAALGQARRVVLSASGFLMVPEMVARSDMVALVPRRIVQGRGLPLQILPPPIRVPGFTIAMAWHDRTTTHPLHRWMRDRIAAVAQTTT is encoded by the coding sequence ATGGATATCGAACGTCTCGACCTTAACCTGCTTGCAACGCTCGACATGCTGCTGACCGAGCGGAACGTGACCCGTGCGGCGCGCCGGCTGAACCTCAGCCAGCCCGCCCTCTCGGCGCGGCTGGCACGGCTGCGGGCGGTGCTGGGTGATCAGCTCCTGCTGCCCGGGCCGCGCGGCATGGTGCCGACCGCGCGGGCGACCGCCCTGCAGAAGCCGTTGCGCGCGGCCCTGGACGGCGTGCGCGAGGTGGTGGTCACCGCAAACCCGTTCGTCCCCTCGACGGCGGAAGGCACTGTCGCGATCGTCGCCAGCGATTATGTTCAGTATGCGGTGCTGATGCCGCTGGTCCTTCGTCTCCGGGAGGAAGCACCGGGGATACGGATCGCCTGGCGCAATGCCGACGTTCAGGCCGGACTCCGTCCGTTCGAACAAGGCCTCGCGGACCTGCACCTCACGATCCCGCAGGACATTCCCGACGGCCTGCGCATGAGGCCGCTCTTCGATGAGGACTACGTTTCGATCGGCCGGGCCGATCATCCGGTCTTGCGGGGTTCGCTCGACCTCGAGACGTTCTGCAGCCTGGAACACATCATCGTCTCGCCCGAGGGCGGCGGGTTCTCGGGACCGACCGACGTCGCGCTGGCGGCCCTGGGACAGGCCCGTCGCGTCGTGCTCTCGGCGTCCGGCTTTCTGATGGTGCCCGAGATGGTCGCCCGCTCCGACATGGTCGCCCTCGTTCCGCGACGCATCGTGCAGGGGCGTGGCCTGCCGTTGCAGATCCTTCCACCGCCGATCCGCGTGCCCGGCTTCACCATCGCGATGGCCTGGCATGATCGCACCACCACACATCCGCTGCACCGATGGATGCGCGATAGGATCGCGGCCGTCGCTCAGACGACAACGTGA
- a CDS encoding sugar porter family MFS transporter — MSYSNASSSQPPSPPSDHAIEVSPNAKLVLMLAAVVAAVCGGLYGYDTGIISGALLLISKDFHLSSSMQEMVTSAILLGAIIGAFIAGGLSEKYGRRRCTMIVSAVFVVGASACAFAPDVWTLIVARIFLGFAVGGSTQVVPMYISELAPAERRGGLVTMFNVAIGLGILLANIVGFAAREAWGWRPMVGLAAIPAAVVFVSMFFLPKSPRWTAENEGMKRAIIELGRIRTSKRAIRKEVQEMRESAENVDPRNRGWRGLFRPWVRPALVAALGVAFFTQCGGLEMMIYYAPTFLRDAGFGSSSALLASLGVAIVYCIMTFTGCMIVDRVGRRRLMLIMGPGSVASLIGLGIVFAAHPAPGSIGSYLVIVFLLAFMAFNSGGIQVCGWLLGAEMFPLSMRGQATSLHAAMLWGSDLLVTGTALTLVKLITLGGTMWFYAGVNLASVLFVFFLVPETSGATLEDIELALHQKRFRPTRGNTRIVESDSDSVANAEAAA, encoded by the coding sequence ATGTCATACAGTAACGCTTCTTCAAGCCAGCCTCCTTCCCCCCCATCGGATCATGCCATCGAGGTGTCGCCGAACGCCAAGCTCGTCCTGATGCTCGCCGCCGTCGTGGCGGCCGTCTGCGGCGGCCTCTACGGTTACGATACCGGCATCATCTCCGGCGCGCTGCTGTTGATCAGCAAGGATTTCCATCTCAGCAGCAGCATGCAGGAAATGGTGACCTCCGCCATCCTGCTGGGCGCGATCATCGGCGCCTTCATCGCCGGCGGCCTGTCGGAGAAATACGGACGCCGCCGCTGCACCATGATCGTCAGCGCCGTGTTCGTCGTCGGCGCCTCCGCCTGCGCCTTCGCGCCCGATGTCTGGACCCTGATCGTCGCGCGTATCTTCCTGGGCTTCGCCGTCGGCGGCTCGACGCAGGTCGTGCCGATGTACATCTCCGAACTTGCCCCCGCGGAACGCCGCGGCGGATTGGTCACGATGTTCAACGTCGCCATCGGTCTGGGCATCCTGCTCGCGAATATCGTCGGTTTCGCAGCACGTGAGGCCTGGGGCTGGCGACCGATGGTGGGGCTGGCCGCCATCCCCGCCGCCGTCGTGTTCGTCTCGATGTTCTTCCTGCCGAAAAGCCCCCGCTGGACGGCGGAAAACGAAGGCATGAAGCGCGCCATCATCGAACTGGGCCGCATCCGCACCTCCAAGCGCGCCATCCGCAAGGAAGTGCAGGAAATGCGCGAAAGCGCGGAGAACGTCGACCCGCGCAACCGTGGCTGGCGCGGCCTGTTCCGCCCCTGGGTGCGTCCCGCGCTCGTGGCGGCGCTGGGCGTGGCATTCTTCACGCAGTGCGGCGGACTGGAGATGATGATCTACTACGCGCCGACATTCCTGCGGGATGCAGGCTTCGGCTCCTCCTCCGCGCTGCTGGCCTCGCTCGGCGTCGCCATCGTCTACTGCATCATGACCTTCACGGGCTGCATGATCGTGGACCGCGTGGGCCGTCGTCGCCTCATGCTCATCATGGGCCCGGGCTCGGTCGCCAGCCTGATCGGGCTGGGCATTGTCTTCGCCGCGCACCCCGCGCCGGGCAGCATCGGCTCCTATCTGGTCATCGTGTTCCTGCTGGCCTTCATGGCGTTCAACTCCGGCGGCATCCAGGTCTGCGGCTGGCTCCTGGGCGCGGAGATGTTTCCCCTCTCCATGCGCGGTCAGGCAACCAGTCTGCACGCCGCCATGCTCTGGGGATCGGACCTTCTGGTCACCGGCACGGCACTGACGCTGGTCAAGCTGATTACGCTCGGCGGCACGATGTGGTTCTATGCCGGCGTCAATCTGGCATCCGTGCTGTTCGTCTTCTTCCTCGTGCCCGAAACATCCGGCGCAACGCTTGAGGATATCGAACTGGCCCTGCATCAGAAGCGCTTCCGGCCCACGCGCGGGAACACCCGCATCGTGGAGAGCGACAGTGATTCCGTCGCCAATGCGGAGGCCGCGGCCTGA
- a CDS encoding NAD(P)H-dependent oxidoreductase, protein MNILIVYAHPEPTSLTRQMVDVTTEMLSAAGHTVVHSDLYGMKWKAVYDADDFPERDNPERLSFIAESGHAYASGQQTPDVLAEQQKLLAADAVVLQFPLWWYGVPAILKGWIERVYAFGFAYGYQNGSNQFRFGEGILKGKRALVNVLAGGPAADYGPRGINGPIEQLLFPLTHGALFYPGMEVLPTHAVYSTVHVSTAEEVEAIKAVWRKRLAGLFTDAPIPFRLQNGGDFPNHHTMADHVAPGQTGLAAHFADPADM, encoded by the coding sequence ATGAACATACTGATCGTCTATGCGCACCCAGAACCCACTTCGCTGACACGGCAGATGGTCGACGTGACCACCGAGATGTTGTCGGCAGCGGGACACACCGTGGTTCACTCGGACCTTTACGGAATGAAGTGGAAGGCGGTGTATGACGCCGACGACTTTCCAGAGCGTGATAATCCCGAGCGGCTGTCTTTCATCGCGGAGTCGGGCCATGCGTACGCAAGCGGACAGCAGACGCCCGACGTGCTCGCCGAGCAGCAGAAGCTGCTAGCGGCCGATGCTGTGGTCCTTCAATTCCCGCTGTGGTGGTACGGCGTGCCCGCGATCCTGAAGGGCTGGATAGAACGGGTCTATGCCTTCGGTTTCGCCTACGGCTATCAGAACGGATCAAACCAGTTCCGCTTCGGCGAGGGCATACTCAAGGGCAAGCGGGCTCTGGTCAACGTGCTTGCAGGCGGCCCGGCGGCAGACTATGGCCCGCGTGGTATCAACGGGCCGATCGAGCAACTGCTCTTCCCGCTGACCCATGGCGCGCTGTTCTACCCCGGCATGGAAGTGCTTCCGACGCACGCGGTCTATAGCACGGTTCACGTTTCGACGGCGGAAGAAGTAGAGGCGATCAAGGCGGTTTGGCGTAAGCGCCTCGCCGGGCTGTTCACCGACGCGCCGATCCCCTTCCGGTTGCAAAACGGCGGCGACTTTCCCAATCACCACACCATGGCCGACCACGTTGCGCCGGGCCAAACCGGCCTCGCCGCGCATTTTGCCGATCCTGCTGACATGTGA
- a CDS encoding metal ABC transporter permease: MLEFEFMRHAFLAAAAVALLCGPVGWFLVLRGQSFAGHALSHIAFAGATGAVLIGIAPLLGMTLAAGLAGIALGWEAPAGTPRASRFTSGRDSATGLVLAASLGVGTLFLQWSNAPSSSATALLFGNVLGVNRLTLLLLGGLTTTGILALAVIARPLLFVSLDPDMAAARGAPVRLVSVAFMVLVALSSAVCAEVTGILLAFSLLVGPAATMLRLGLAPWPGALGAALLALGLAWSGLALSWWTDAPVSFWIAALAALTYFAARFYCGRCQSI; encoded by the coding sequence ATGCTCGAATTTGAATTCATGCGCCACGCCTTTCTGGCCGCGGCGGCGGTCGCCCTGCTTTGCGGTCCGGTCGGCTGGTTTCTGGTCCTGCGCGGCCAGAGCTTCGCCGGGCACGCACTGTCGCACATCGCCTTCGCCGGCGCGACGGGCGCGGTGCTGATCGGCATCGCACCGTTGCTGGGCATGACGCTTGCCGCCGGCCTGGCGGGCATCGCACTGGGCTGGGAAGCACCGGCCGGCACGCCTCGCGCCTCGCGCTTCACATCCGGCCGCGACAGCGCGACCGGGTTGGTGCTTGCCGCCAGCCTGGGTGTCGGAACGCTGTTCCTGCAATGGAGCAACGCCCCGTCCAGCAGCGCGACGGCGCTCCTCTTCGGCAACGTGCTCGGCGTGAACAGGCTGACACTCCTCCTGCTGGGCGGCCTGACCACCACAGGCATCCTTGCCCTGGCCGTCATCGCCCGACCGCTGCTTTTCGTCAGCCTCGATCCGGACATGGCGGCGGCGCGCGGCGCGCCCGTGCGTCTGGTCTCGGTCGCGTTCATGGTGCTTGTCGCATTATCGAGCGCCGTCTGCGCGGAAGTAACGGGCATCCTGCTCGCCTTCAGCCTGCTGGTCGGCCCGGCGGCGACCATGCTCCGTCTGGGACTGGCGCCATGGCCGGGTGCGCTGGGCGCGGCACTGCTCGCCCTGGGGCTGGCATGGAGCGGTCTGGCGCTATCGTGGTGGACGGACGCGCCCGTCTCGTTCTGGATCGCCGCGCTGGCGGCGCTCACCTACTTCGCGGCGCGTTTCTACTGCGGCAGGTGCCAGTCGATATAG
- a CDS encoding asparaginase, whose amino-acid sequence MSDGVLAEVLRGDRVESRHGGRAVVVDAAGRVVWSMGDVAAAVYPRSTVKALLALPLVETGTASRLNLSDDELALACASHNGEAAHAETAARMLSRVGRDVGCLECGTHWPTLDSAARELAAEGKAASPLHNNCSGKHAGMICVACDQGIDPTGYISPDHPVQQAATAVLAEMTGAAHEDAMRGIDGCSMPTYAIPLTALARGFARFGGGVGLHPDRAAAASRLRAAVAAAPFMVAGSGRFDTVLMRHFGERLFCKMGAEGVMVAALPQLGLGFALKADDGGNRAVEVALAALLRRFGGDVLQEADHAVLDGLAHQTLRNWNGLTVGAIRAAVPDR is encoded by the coding sequence ATGAGCGATGGCGTTCTCGCCGAAGTCCTGCGCGGCGACCGCGTCGAGTCGCGGCATGGCGGTCGAGCGGTCGTGGTGGATGCGGCGGGGCGTGTCGTCTGGTCCATGGGCGATGTCGCGGCGGCGGTCTATCCCCGTTCGACGGTGAAGGCGTTGCTGGCCCTGCCCCTGGTCGAGACGGGAACGGCATCGCGCCTGAACCTGTCGGATGACGAGCTTGCGCTGGCCTGCGCCTCCCATAACGGCGAAGCGGCGCATGCGGAGACGGCGGCGCGCATGTTGTCGCGCGTGGGGCGCGATGTCGGTTGCCTGGAATGCGGCACGCACTGGCCGACGCTGGATTCGGCGGCGCGCGAACTGGCGGCCGAGGGAAAGGCGGCCAGTCCGCTGCACAACAACTGTTCGGGCAAGCATGCCGGCATGATCTGCGTCGCCTGCGATCAGGGCATCGACCCAACCGGCTATATTTCGCCGGATCATCCCGTCCAGCAGGCGGCCACGGCGGTGCTGGCGGAGATGACCGGCGCGGCGCACGAGGATGCGATGCGCGGCATCGACGGTTGCTCCATGCCGACCTATGCCATTCCGTTAACGGCGCTGGCGCGGGGTTTCGCGCGGTTCGGCGGTGGCGTCGGCCTGCATCCGGATCGTGCCGCGGCGGCATCGCGATTGCGCGCGGCGGTGGCGGCCGCGCCGTTCATGGTTGCGGGGAGCGGGCGTTTCGATACGGTGCTGATGCGCCATTTCGGCGAGCGTCTGTTCTGCAAGATGGGTGCCGAGGGCGTGATGGTCGCGGCCCTGCCGCAGCTTGGCCTGGGCTTTGCACTCAAGGCGGATGACGGCGGCAACCGGGCGGTGGAGGTCGCGTTGGCGGCACTTCTCCGTCGTTTCGGTGGTGACGTCCTGCAGGAGGCCGATCATGCCGTGCTGGACGGACTGGCCCACCAGACGCTGCGCAACTGGAATGGTTTGACCGTCGGCGCCATCCGAGCCGCCGTGCCCGACCGATAA
- a CDS encoding thioredoxin family protein, giving the protein MTSTFPFRRAARALCLGLLATSALSLAPALSPIPAASAQTLDNEGRLPSLDGATQWLNSPPLSRDQLRGKVVLVDFWTYSCINCLREMPYLSAWAEKYKPYGLVVIGVHAYEFDFEKNIDNIKQAIARYHVNFPVAVDNDRGIWNAFQNEYWPAAYFVDAQGHIRHHHFGEGDYADSERIIQTLLRDAGAKNVPTTLVSVDATGAQAEGDMADMQSPETYIGYARAQNFASAGGAVQDETSDYAASNTLALNQWDLGGKWSVNAEHATLHAPGGTIDYRFHARDLHLVMGPGPNGQPVPFHVTIDGHAPGAAHGADIDANGNGTVTGQQLYQLVRQNGEIGDHTFTIRFDKPGVQAFSFTFG; this is encoded by the coding sequence ATGACATCCACGTTCCCGTTCCGCCGCGCCGCGCGCGCCCTGTGTCTCGGCCTGCTGGCGACGAGCGCCCTGTCACTTGCCCCGGCACTCTCCCCCATTCCGGCGGCCTCGGCCCAGACGCTCGACAACGAAGGTCGCCTGCCGTCGCTCGACGGTGCGACGCAATGGCTCAACAGCCCGCCGCTGTCGCGCGACCAGTTGCGCGGCAAGGTCGTGCTGGTGGATTTCTGGACGTATTCCTGCATCAACTGCCTGCGCGAGATGCCCTATCTCAGCGCCTGGGCCGAGAAATACAAGCCATACGGCCTCGTCGTCATCGGCGTGCATGCCTACGAGTTCGATTTCGAAAAGAACATCGACAACATCAAGCAGGCCATCGCGCGTTATCACGTCAACTTCCCTGTCGCCGTGGATAACGACCGCGGCATCTGGAACGCCTTCCAGAACGAATATTGGCCGGCAGCCTATTTCGTCGATGCGCAGGGCCACATCCGCCATCATCATTTCGGCGAAGGTGACTACGCGGATTCCGAACGCATCATCCAGACCCTCCTGCGCGATGCCGGCGCGAAGAACGTGCCGACCACGCTCGTCAGCGTCGACGCAACCGGCGCGCAGGCCGAAGGCGACATGGCCGACATGCAATCGCCCGAAACCTATATCGGCTACGCCCGCGCCCAGAATTTCGCCTCCGCCGGCGGTGCCGTCCAGGATGAGACCAGTGATTACGCCGCCAGCAACACGCTGGCTCTCAATCAATGGGATCTGGGCGGCAAATGGTCCGTCAACGCCGAACATGCCACGCTGCACGCCCCCGGCGGCACGATCGACTATCGCTTCCACGCCCGCGACCTGCATCTAGTCATGGGACCGGGACCGAACGGTCAGCCCGTACCCTTCCACGTCACCATCGACGGCCACGCCCCCGGCGCGGCGCATGGCGCGGATATCGATGCAAACGGCAACGGCACGGTGACCGGCCAGCAGCTTTACCAGCTTGTCCGCCAGAATGGCGAGATCGGCGACCATACCTTCACCATCCGATTCGACAAGCCGGGCGTTCAGGCCTTCTCCTTCACCTTCGGCTAG